The following coding sequences lie in one Ignavibacteria bacterium genomic window:
- a CDS encoding T9SS type A sorting domain-containing protein encodes MKYFLLFLYFVFSIGSVNGQAVFTKLAEKRYSDLPVNLRIENSGIYCISSFDLVKDDIWLNAFDSPVSYCITGNRLQKTINQNRSAEGFIPGSDKLQCALPDNQITSDPNNRYTLKRSFLFNKQDVFEDDCGILSNAAGEKITVNVKNRNELVLNYEIQNFNKTFKLNFPSTLAYSDLIGIDSKGNSFVLVETYVCEIPLRVKREVYTLSPEGSVLSILEVPSIKYLYMVRDFQVDAEGNLYHLLTEEDKLTLIKWSNLTIPASGKISYPQEYNYELNYNNIVPNTEAVVSAGLNESLGKQNSGVQAVSRSTALRIAESYVLYKYQCKQNNLAPSDVTGPDGDVVRTPSWLIVGMNAKVPYMWGGFCTLSAFSNGLLSGRYSGDINTAGVSGYAVGVDCSGFVSRCWSLNYHCTTSGMPDITTQYSSWDEMKPGDAVLKNGHVRMFIDKASNGALRIAEASARDWAVSYWTYTPSDLTAYTPRSYNGMINDYSVKQPLLLSALKQSDGTAKITFSCDTAGVKGFRLYSSADGTNWRQIQNENTLNSFSTTVTMSGNTEYYRVSSVLNNSTLTESGLSNALGTGKSSTAAKKILIVDGFDRDAGGWRGNGTVFTIRYGNALSALNMPFESVKSSQLANLSGILNNYDAVYWMSGDESTLNETFSTAEQALVQSYLEGGGKLFVSGSEIGWDLSAKGTASDKSFYSTYLKASFLNDNASSKSAAGVAGSALGGTNFNFAQTYEVGYPDEIGISGGSTLCMQYANGKGAGIQYSGTLGASTNAAKLIYLGFPLETTANDTAFNSVITKSSRFFFPEFSAVSLNGNAPQSFSLLQNYPNPFNPSTIITYALPRLSHVDLKIYDMLGREVSTLVSKEQSAGEYKVQFDASSLPSGMYVYSIEAGEFRASKKLLLIK; translated from the coding sequence ATGAAGTATTTTTTACTGTTCCTGTACTTTGTCTTTTCGATCGGTTCTGTTAACGGGCAGGCTGTTTTTACAAAGCTTGCAGAAAAAAGATATTCTGATCTTCCTGTAAATTTAAGAATTGAAAATTCAGGTATCTACTGCATTTCATCTTTTGATCTTGTTAAAGATGATATATGGCTTAATGCTTTCGATTCCCCCGTAAGTTACTGCATTACTGGCAATCGTCTCCAAAAGACAATTAACCAGAACAGATCCGCAGAAGGTTTCATTCCGGGCAGCGATAAGCTCCAATGTGCTTTGCCGGATAATCAGATCACTTCAGATCCGAACAACCGTTATACCTTAAAGAGATCATTCCTCTTTAATAAGCAGGATGTTTTTGAAGATGACTGCGGTATTCTTTCAAATGCTGCGGGAGAAAAAATTACAGTAAATGTTAAAAACCGGAACGAGCTTGTATTGAATTATGAAATACAAAATTTCAATAAAACATTTAAGCTGAACTTCCCTTCCACCCTGGCATATTCTGACCTGATTGGAATAGATTCAAAAGGAAATTCTTTTGTCCTCGTAGAAACTTATGTATGTGAAATTCCCCTGAGGGTTAAGCGTGAGGTTTATACTTTGTCTCCTGAAGGCAGTGTACTTTCAATACTGGAAGTACCTTCAATTAAATACCTTTATATGGTGCGCGATTTCCAGGTAGATGCTGAAGGGAACCTTTATCACCTGCTAACCGAAGAAGACAAGCTCACTCTGATCAAATGGAGTAATCTTACAATTCCTGCCTCCGGAAAGATTTCATATCCTCAGGAATATAATTATGAACTGAATTATAATAATATTGTACCCAATACTGAAGCTGTGGTTTCTGCCGGCCTGAATGAAAGTTTAGGAAAACAAAACTCCGGCGTTCAGGCTGTAAGCAGGAGTACTGCTTTAAGAATCGCAGAAAGCTATGTCCTTTATAAATATCAATGCAAGCAAAACAACCTCGCACCTTCAGATGTAACCGGTCCCGATGGCGACGTGGTAAGAACACCATCATGGCTTATAGTTGGAATGAACGCAAAGGTCCCATATATGTGGGGTGGATTCTGTACACTCTCAGCTTTCTCGAACGGTCTTCTTAGCGGCAGGTATTCCGGCGATATAAACACAGCCGGTGTTTCCGGCTATGCCGTCGGTGTTGATTGTTCAGGATTTGTAAGCCGCTGCTGGTCATTAAACTATCATTGTACTACATCCGGTATGCCTGATATTACAACGCAATATTCAAGCTGGGATGAAATGAAGCCGGGAGATGCCGTGCTTAAAAACGGGCACGTAAGAATGTTTATTGATAAAGCTTCAAACGGTGCTTTGAGAATTGCTGAGGCCTCCGCCCGCGACTGGGCAGTTTCTTACTGGACTTATACACCCTCAGACCTGACTGCCTACACACCAAGGTCTTATAACGGGATGATAAATGATTATTCTGTAAAGCAGCCTCTGCTCTTAAGCGCATTAAAGCAGTCAGATGGAACGGCAAAAATTACCTTCAGCTGCGATACTGCCGGAGTAAAGGGCTTCAGGCTTTATAGCTCTGCAGACGGCACAAACTGGAGGCAGATCCAAAATGAAAATACATTAAACTCATTCTCTACAACAGTTACGATGAGCGGCAATACCGAATATTACCGTGTTTCAAGCGTACTTAACAATTCAACTTTAACTGAAAGCGGCTTGTCAAACGCTCTCGGCACTGGGAAATCATCCACCGCGGCAAAAAAGATTCTGATAGTCGACGGCTTCGACCGTGATGCCGGCGGCTGGAGGGGCAATGGAACTGTCTTTACCATTAGGTATGGCAATGCATTATCAGCATTGAACATGCCTTTTGAATCGGTAAAAAGTTCTCAGCTGGCAAACCTATCAGGCATCCTTAACAATTATGATGCTGTTTATTGGATGTCGGGCGATGAAAGCACGCTTAATGAAACCTTCAGTACGGCAGAACAGGCATTGGTACAAAGCTATCTTGAAGGCGGCGGAAAACTTTTCGTCTCAGGCAGCGAAATAGGCTGGGACCTCTCAGCCAAGGGAACAGCATCTGATAAGAGCTTTTACAGCACTTACCTGAAAGCAAGTTTTTTAAATGACAATGCATCTTCAAAATCCGCAGCCGGTGTTGCCGGTTCAGCACTTGGAGGGACAAATTTTAATTTCGCGCAGACATATGAAGTCGGCTACCCGGATGAGATTGGAATCTCCGGGGGCAGCACATTATGCATGCAGTACGCAAATGGCAAAGGTGCCGGCATCCAATATTCAGGCACACTCGGTGCTTCCACGAATGCCGCAAAGTTAATTTATCTTGGCTTTCCTCTTGAGACTACGGCTAATGATACAGCATTTAATTCCGTGATTACCAAATCTTCCAGGTTCTTTTTCCCGGAGTTCAGCGCTGTCTCACTTAATGGAAATGCGCCTCAAAGTTTCAGCCTGTTGCAGAATTACCCAAATCCTTTCAATCCTTCGACAATTATAACATATGCGCTTCCCAGGCTGTCCCATGTAGATTTGAAAATATACGACATGCTGGGGCGTGAAGTATCAACACTTGTCAGTAAAGAACAGAGTGCAGGCGAGTATAAGGTTCAGTTTGACGCCTCTTCCCTTCCCAGCGGAATGTATGTATATTCTATAGAGGCCGGGGAGTTCAGAGCCTCAAAGAAACTCCTCCTGATTAAATAA